A window from Triticum aestivum cultivar Chinese Spring chromosome 6D, IWGSC CS RefSeq v2.1, whole genome shotgun sequence encodes these proteins:
- the LOC123145117 gene encoding histone H4, producing MSGRGKGGKGLGKGGAKRHRKVLRDNIQGITKPAIRRLARRGGVKRISGLIYEETRGVLKIFLENVIRDAVTYTEHARRKTVTAMDVVYALKRQGRTLYGFGG from the coding sequence ATGTCTGGGCGTGGCAAGGGCGGCAAGGGGCTCGGCAAGGGCGGCGCCAAGCGCCACCGGAAGGTGCTCCGGGACAACATCCagggcatcaccaagccggcgatcCGGAGGCTGGCCAGGAGGGGCGGTGTGAAGCGCATCTCGgggctcatctacgaggagacccgcggcgtcctcaagatcttcctcgagaacgTCATCCGCGACGCCGTCACCTACACCGAGCACGCCCGCCGCAAGACCGTCACCGCCATGGACGTCGTGTACGCCCTCAAGCGCCAGGGCCGCACCCTCTACGGCTTCGGCGGCTGA